From the genome of Argentina anserina chromosome 4, drPotAnse1.1, whole genome shotgun sequence, one region includes:
- the LOC126791696 gene encoding EPIDERMAL PATTERNING FACTOR-like protein 5 isoform X2 translates to MGVLRHRRHHHHSTLLTALVFIFLITSASAIREQHEESKVNSRSSKSEDETVAEKRLGGPGSAPPRCRSKCGRCSPCKAVHVPIQPGLSIPLEYYPEAWRCKCGNKLFMP, encoded by the exons ATGGGCGTACTGCGCCaccgccgccaccatcaccatTCTACCCTCCTCACAGCCTTGGTTTTCATCTTCCTCATCACCTCAGCCTCCGCCATAC GTGAGCAACACGAAGAGAGCAAAGTAAATAGTCGTTCTTCGAAATCGGAAGATGAGACTGTGGCCGAGAAGAGACTGGGAGGGCCCGGCTCTGCGCCGCCGCGATGTAGATCCAAATGTGGAAGATGCTCGCCGTGCAAGGCGGTCCACGTCCCCATTCAGCCAGGTCTGAGCATACCTCTCGAGTATTATCCAGAAGCTTGGCGCTGCAAGTGCGGCAATAAGCTCTTCATGCCTTGA
- the LOC126791696 gene encoding EPIDERMAL PATTERNING FACTOR-like protein 5 isoform X1 produces the protein MGVLRHRRHHHHSTLLTALVFIFLITSASAIRTTPTHLGEQHEESKVNSRSSKSEDETVAEKRLGGPGSAPPRCRSKCGRCSPCKAVHVPIQPGLSIPLEYYPEAWRCKCGNKLFMP, from the exons ATGGGCGTACTGCGCCaccgccgccaccatcaccatTCTACCCTCCTCACAGCCTTGGTTTTCATCTTCCTCATCACCTCAGCCTCCGCCATACGTACTACTCCAACCCATCTCG GTGAGCAACACGAAGAGAGCAAAGTAAATAGTCGTTCTTCGAAATCGGAAGATGAGACTGTGGCCGAGAAGAGACTGGGAGGGCCCGGCTCTGCGCCGCCGCGATGTAGATCCAAATGTGGAAGATGCTCGCCGTGCAAGGCGGTCCACGTCCCCATTCAGCCAGGTCTGAGCATACCTCTCGAGTATTATCCAGAAGCTTGGCGCTGCAAGTGCGGCAATAAGCTCTTCATGCCTTGA
- the LOC126790596 gene encoding protein TIFY 4B-like isoform X2, with the protein MSGGTATTSFRTILEKPLNQLTEDDISQLTREDCRNYLKEKGMRRPSWNKSQAIQQVISLKALLEPNDDSGAGVLRKIVGPPHAAAPRPASNSTDSAKEASAEAPGTKSAEEPAPGPEKEPLKPVRQDRPAEPAAVKVTSPAEPAVKAIAPSKNQCATKASVSQMTIFYCGKVNVYDGVLPDKAQKIMHLAARPNHLPLDSQYSGTAAASSLRCQFQIAGDKDGPFPPNATIPQAMQTDGIADYTQLYWDKDGQASRKVLLQRYREKRKDRDRVKIKKNMGPTSSLEVCFNHPLGRHTSNGNSSRSSTGSPPQQPGLLQIADNQTKFRCLPVDLNENDILEC; encoded by the exons ATGAGCGGCGGGACAGCGACGACGTCGTTTCGGACCATCCTCGAGAAGCCGCTCAACCAGCTCACCGAGGACGACATTTCTCAGCTCACCCGCGAAGACTGCCGCAACTACCTCAAGGAAAAAG GAATGCGGCGGCCGTCGTGGAACAAATCGCAGGCGATCCAGCAGGTGATCTCACTCAAGGCGCTGCTCGAGCCCAACGACGACTCCGGCGCCGGAGTTCTCAGAAAGATTGTAGGTCCGCCGCACGCCGCCGCGCCTCGG CCGGCTTCAAATTCGACTGATTCAGCTAAGGAGGCCAGTGCTGAAGCCCCCGGCACTAAGTCGGCTGAAGAACCGGCGCCGGGGCCGGAGAAAGAGCCGCTGAAACCGGTTCGGCAGGACCGGCCGGCTGAACCGGCTGCTGTAAAAGTCACCAGTCCTGCTGAGCCTGCTGTAAAAGCCATTGCTCCCAG CAAAAATCAGTGTGCAACCAAAGCATCAGTGAGTCAAATGACAATTTTCTACTGTGGCAAGGTGAATGTGTATGATGGAGTGCTACCAGATAAG GCACAAAAAATCATGCATCTTGCAGCAAGGCCAAATCATTTGCCTCTGGACAGTCAATATAGTGGAACTGCAGCAGCTAGCTCCTTGCGATGCCAATTTCAGATTGCAGGTGATAAAGATGGCCCTTTCCCACCTAACGCCACAATCCCTCAGGCTATGCAAACAG ATGGGATTGCTGACTACACTCAGCTGTACTGGGATAAAG ATGGTCAGGCAAGTAGAAAAGTCTTGTTGCAGAGATACCGTGAAAAGCGAAAAGACAG GGATCGAGTAAAGATTAAGAAAAATATGGGACCAACTTCTAGCTTGGAGGTTTGTTTCAATCATCCACTCGGGAGACATACCTCAAATGGTAATTCAAGTAGGAGTAGCACAGGCTCTCCACCCCAGCAACCTGGGTTGCTTCAAATAGCTGACAATCAGACAAAGTTTCGCTGTCTTCCTGTTGACCTAAATGAAAATG ATATCCTGGAATGCTGA
- the LOC126790596 gene encoding protein TIFY 4B-like isoform X1 — protein MSGGTATTSFRTILEKPLNQLTEDDISQLTREDCRNYLKEKGMRRPSWNKSQAIQQVISLKALLEPNDDSGAGVLRKIVGPPHAAAPRPASNSTDSAKEASAEAPGTKSAEEPAPGPEKEPLKPVRQDRPAEPAAVKVTSPAEPAVKAIAPSKNQCATKASVSQMTIFYCGKVNVYDGVLPDKAQKIMHLAARPNHLPLDSQYSGTAAASSLRCQFQIAGDKDGPFPPNATIPQAMQTDGIADYTQLYWDKGNNARDPDGQASRKVLLQRYREKRKDRDRVKIKKNMGPTSSLEVCFNHPLGRHTSNGNSSRSSTGSPPQQPGLLQIADNQTKFRCLPVDLNENDILEC, from the exons ATGAGCGGCGGGACAGCGACGACGTCGTTTCGGACCATCCTCGAGAAGCCGCTCAACCAGCTCACCGAGGACGACATTTCTCAGCTCACCCGCGAAGACTGCCGCAACTACCTCAAGGAAAAAG GAATGCGGCGGCCGTCGTGGAACAAATCGCAGGCGATCCAGCAGGTGATCTCACTCAAGGCGCTGCTCGAGCCCAACGACGACTCCGGCGCCGGAGTTCTCAGAAAGATTGTAGGTCCGCCGCACGCCGCCGCGCCTCGG CCGGCTTCAAATTCGACTGATTCAGCTAAGGAGGCCAGTGCTGAAGCCCCCGGCACTAAGTCGGCTGAAGAACCGGCGCCGGGGCCGGAGAAAGAGCCGCTGAAACCGGTTCGGCAGGACCGGCCGGCTGAACCGGCTGCTGTAAAAGTCACCAGTCCTGCTGAGCCTGCTGTAAAAGCCATTGCTCCCAG CAAAAATCAGTGTGCAACCAAAGCATCAGTGAGTCAAATGACAATTTTCTACTGTGGCAAGGTGAATGTGTATGATGGAGTGCTACCAGATAAG GCACAAAAAATCATGCATCTTGCAGCAAGGCCAAATCATTTGCCTCTGGACAGTCAATATAGTGGAACTGCAGCAGCTAGCTCCTTGCGATGCCAATTTCAGATTGCAGGTGATAAAGATGGCCCTTTCCCACCTAACGCCACAATCCCTCAGGCTATGCAAACAG ATGGGATTGCTGACTACACTCAGCTGTACTGGGATAAAGGTAACAACGCTCGTGATCCTG ATGGTCAGGCAAGTAGAAAAGTCTTGTTGCAGAGATACCGTGAAAAGCGAAAAGACAG GGATCGAGTAAAGATTAAGAAAAATATGGGACCAACTTCTAGCTTGGAGGTTTGTTTCAATCATCCACTCGGGAGACATACCTCAAATGGTAATTCAAGTAGGAGTAGCACAGGCTCTCCACCCCAGCAACCTGGGTTGCTTCAAATAGCTGACAATCAGACAAAGTTTCGCTGTCTTCCTGTTGACCTAAATGAAAATG ATATCCTGGAATGCTGA
- the LOC126791154 gene encoding acireductone dioxygenase 1 isoform X1 translates to MAMEAWFMDESVEDPRLPHHLSPKEFVPLDHLAELGVLYWRLNPKDYEKDEKLRQIRETRGYNYMDLLDICPEKLQNYDEKLKNFYTEHIHGDEEIRYCLDGCGYFDVRDKDDRWIRIWIKAGDLIILPAGIYHRFTLDTSNYIKLMRLFVGEPVWTAYNRPQEEHPARKEYIESFTKKLGVALEAH, encoded by the exons ATGGCGATGGAG GCATGGTTCATGGATGAGAGCGTTGAAGACCCAAGGCTTCCTCACCATCTAAGCCCCAAAGAATTTGTTCCTTTGGACCATTTGGCAG AGCTGGGTGTGCTCTACTGGCGCTTGAACCCCAAGGACTATGAGAAGGATGAAAAGCTGCGCCAGATTAGAGAAACCAGGGGTTATAATTACATG GATTTGCTTGATATATGCCCTGAGAAACTGCAGAACTATGATGAGAAGCTGAAGAACTTCTACACGGAGCATATTCATGGTGATGAAGAGATACGTTATTGTTTAGATGGATGTGGATACTTTGATGTCCGAGACAAGGATGATCGTTGGATTAGAATCTGGATTAAGGCCGGTGATCTTATCATTTTACCTGCCGGAATTTACCACAGGTTCACTCTAGATACCAGCAACTATATTAAG TTGATGAGGTTGTTTGTGGGAGAGCCTGTGTGGACTGCTTACAATCGACCACAGGAAGAACATCCAGCTAGAAAGGAGTACATTGAGAGCTTCACTAAGAAACTTGGAGTTGCATTAGAAGCTCATTAA
- the LOC126791154 gene encoding acireductone dioxygenase 1 isoform X2 — MAMEAWFMDESVEDPRLPHHLSPKEFVPLDHLAELGVLYWRLNPKDYEKDEKLRQIRETRGYNYMNYDEKLKNFYTEHIHGDEEIRYCLDGCGYFDVRDKDDRWIRIWIKAGDLIILPAGIYHRFTLDTSNYIKLMRLFVGEPVWTAYNRPQEEHPARKEYIESFTKKLGVALEAH, encoded by the exons ATGGCGATGGAG GCATGGTTCATGGATGAGAGCGTTGAAGACCCAAGGCTTCCTCACCATCTAAGCCCCAAAGAATTTGTTCCTTTGGACCATTTGGCAG AGCTGGGTGTGCTCTACTGGCGCTTGAACCCCAAGGACTATGAGAAGGATGAAAAGCTGCGCCAGATTAGAGAAACCAGGGGTTATAATTACATG AACTATGATGAGAAGCTGAAGAACTTCTACACGGAGCATATTCATGGTGATGAAGAGATACGTTATTGTTTAGATGGATGTGGATACTTTGATGTCCGAGACAAGGATGATCGTTGGATTAGAATCTGGATTAAGGCCGGTGATCTTATCATTTTACCTGCCGGAATTTACCACAGGTTCACTCTAGATACCAGCAACTATATTAAG TTGATGAGGTTGTTTGTGGGAGAGCCTGTGTGGACTGCTTACAATCGACCACAGGAAGAACATCCAGCTAGAAAGGAGTACATTGAGAGCTTCACTAAGAAACTTGGAGTTGCATTAGAAGCTCATTAA
- the LOC126790356 gene encoding acireductone dioxygenase 2: MVATQKDPREDVIQAWYMDDSDEDQRLPHHREPKEFVSLDQLAELGVLSWRLDANNYETDEELKKIRADRGYSYMDFCEVCPEKLPNYEEKIKNFFEEHLHTDEEIRYAVAGSGYFDVRDRNERWIRVWVKKGGMIVLPAGIYHRFTLDTDNYIKAMRLFIGDPIWTPFNRPHDHLPARKEYIKVFVEKEGGEHTVDAAA; the protein is encoded by the exons ATGGTTGCCACCCAAAAG GACCCGAGAGAGGATGTCATTCAAGCATGGTACATGGATGATAGTGATGAGGACCAAAGACTCCCCCATCACCGCGAGCCCAAGGAATTTGTGTCCCTGGACCAACTTGCTG AGCTTGGGGTTCTCAGCTGGCGTTTAGATGCTAATAACTATGAAACAGATGAGGAGTTGAAGAAAATCCGTGCAGACCGCGGTTACTCCTACATG GACTTCTGTGAGGTTTGCCCTGAAAAGCTTCCAAACTATGAGGAGAAGATAAAGAACTTCTTTGAGGAACATCTTCACACTGATGAGGAAATCCGTTATGCAGTCGCAGGAAGTG GATATTTTGATGTTAGGGACCGAAACGAACGTTGGATTCGTGTATGGGTGAAAAAGGGTGGAATGATTGTTTTGCCTGCTGGAATTTATCACCGCTTTACTTTGGACACAGACAACTACATAAAG GCAATGCGGCTTTTCATTGGTGATCCAATTTGGACTCCATTCAATCGCCCTCATGACCATCTTCCAGCAAG GAAGGAGTACATCAAAGTTTTTGTGGAGAAAGAAGGTGGTGAACACACAGTTGATGCTGCAGCCTGA
- the LOC126792844 gene encoding germin-like protein subfamily 1 member 11 codes for MMKGAHFPAAAAAFALLALATIHLVSASDPSSLQDFCVALKPNETAVFVNGKVCKDPKLVTANDFFFFGLQNPGNTSGPLGSRVTPVNVEQIGGLNTLGISLARIDYAPYGLNPPHTHPRGSEILVVMEGTLLVGFVTSNPENRLITKVLNAGDVFVFPVGLIHFQFNIGKGKAVAFAGLSSQNPGLIIIANNVFGSTPPINLDVLTKAFQVDNNVVQYLQKQFWYDNN; via the exons ATGATGAAGGGTGCTCATTtccctgctgctgctgctgcttttGCCCTACTGGCACTGGCTACCATCCACCTTGTCTCTGCCTCTGATCCTAGTTCTCTCCAAGATTTCTGTGTAGCACTCAAACCCAACGAAACTGCTG TGTTTGTGAATGGGAAAGTCTGCAAGGACCCTAAGCTTGTAACAGCAaatgatttcttctttttcgggCTCCAGAATCCCGGAAACACATCAGGTCCGCTTGGTTCCAGGGTCACCCCGGTGAATGTGGAGCAGATAGGAGGACTGAACACTCTTGGTATCTCCCTTGCTCGCATAGACTACGCACCATATGGACTTAACCCTCCTCACACCCACCCTCGGGGCTCAGAAATCCTTGTGGTCATGGAAGGCACACTATTGGTTGGCTTCGTCACATCCAACCCTGAAAACCGCCTCATCACCAAAGTGTTGAACGCGGGAGATGTGTTTGTCTTCCCAGTTGGTCTTATTCACTTCCAGTTCAACATAGGAAAGGGCAAAGCTGTGGCTTTTGCCGGACTGAGCAGCCAGAACCCAGGTCTCATCATCATAGCTAATAATGTGTTCGGCTCCACACCTCCAATCAACCTTGATGTTCTCACTAAGGCCTTCCAGGTTGACAACAATGTCGTTCAGTATCTCCAGAAGCAGTTCTGGTATGACAACAATTAA